The following coding sequences lie in one Changpingibacter yushuensis genomic window:
- a CDS encoding metal-sensitive transcriptional regulator, producing the protein MKEKDAFLKRMRRIEGQARGITKMIEDEKYCIDILTQISAMTKALEAVGLGLLDDHLKHCVLDAAKAGGDEADAKMKEASDAIKRMVR; encoded by the coding sequence ATCAAAGAGAAGGATGCCTTTCTCAAGCGCATGCGTCGCATTGAGGGGCAAGCCCGCGGCATCACCAAGATGATTGAGGATGAAAAATACTGCATCGACATCCTCACGCAGATCAGCGCCATGACCAAGGCTCTCGAAGCGGTGGGTTTGGGGCTGCTGGATGACCACCTCAAGCACTGTGTGCTGGATGCCGCCAAGGCTGGTGGTGATGAAGCGGACGCCAAGATGAAGGAAGCGAGCGACGCCATCAAGCGGATGGTTCGCTGA
- a CDS encoding ABC transporter ATP-binding protein yields MLWKIIRSYSRPHLGRIWAVIVLQLIATIATLYLPSLNARIIDEGIAQGDTNLIWRIGGVMLGVAFVQVITAIAAVWFAAKAAMGLGRDLRAAVYRRVNSFSVQDIGAFGAPTLITRGTNDVQQVQMVLLMALTFMVMVPIMSIGGIIMAVREDAGLSWLVWVSVPVLLVIVGLLVRQLVPLFQIMQSNIDDINAVMREQIMGVRVVRAFVREPYERERFNDANAVLTETSVRIGRLFVIMGPAITMILHLATSAVLWFGGHRVDANVVEIGALTAFMQYLLQILVAVMMGTFMFMMFPRAVVCARRITEVLDVEPSMAEPQNPVHIAHPHGKLEFRDVTFAYPGAEQPVLDGISFTVPAGSTTAIIGSTGSGKSSLLNLIPRLYDATSGHVLIDGVPVTKLSRQTLTKLVGFVPQKPYLFSGTVAANLRFGSPDADERSMWEALETAQAAEFVRERGAGSATGEGLHSTISQGGTNVSGGQRQRLSIARALIGRPPIYLFDDSFSALDLTTDSKLRAALPHFTGGATVVIVAQRISTITNADQILVLEEGKIVARGTHTELLTSSPTYQEIVASQLSAQEAA; encoded by the coding sequence ATGCTGTGGAAAATAATCCGATCGTATAGCCGGCCTCATCTGGGGCGGATCTGGGCAGTGATTGTCCTCCAGTTGATCGCTACGATCGCTACCCTTTATCTGCCAAGCCTCAATGCTCGAATTATCGACGAAGGCATCGCCCAAGGTGACACGAACCTCATCTGGCGCATTGGTGGCGTGATGCTGGGGGTGGCATTCGTTCAAGTAATCACCGCTATAGCTGCAGTGTGGTTTGCTGCGAAGGCCGCGATGGGGTTGGGGCGTGACCTGCGCGCAGCGGTCTATCGCCGGGTAAATTCCTTCTCAGTCCAAGATATCGGAGCTTTCGGCGCCCCCACCCTCATCACGCGCGGCACAAACGACGTGCAACAGGTTCAGATGGTCCTGCTCATGGCGCTTACCTTCATGGTGATGGTTCCCATCATGTCAATCGGCGGAATAATCATGGCTGTGCGCGAGGATGCTGGCCTTTCGTGGCTGGTGTGGGTTTCTGTTCCCGTATTGCTTGTGATTGTTGGCCTTTTGGTTCGTCAACTGGTTCCCCTGTTCCAAATCATGCAGAGCAACATTGACGACATCAACGCCGTGATGCGGGAGCAGATCATGGGTGTGCGCGTGGTGCGCGCATTCGTACGTGAACCGTATGAGAGGGAGCGTTTCAACGATGCAAACGCTGTGCTCACAGAAACCTCAGTGAGAATCGGCCGCCTGTTCGTCATCATGGGACCAGCGATAACGATGATCTTGCATCTGGCCACCTCCGCAGTGTTGTGGTTTGGAGGTCACAGAGTGGACGCCAATGTTGTGGAGATCGGTGCTCTGACGGCCTTCATGCAGTACCTCCTCCAGATTCTGGTGGCGGTCATGATGGGGACCTTCATGTTCATGATGTTTCCGCGTGCCGTGGTGTGTGCCCGGCGGATCACTGAGGTTTTGGATGTGGAGCCCTCCATGGCCGAACCCCAAAACCCAGTACACATTGCTCATCCTCACGGCAAGCTGGAGTTCCGCGATGTCACCTTCGCATACCCTGGTGCGGAGCAGCCGGTACTTGACGGCATTTCCTTCACGGTTCCCGCAGGATCCACCACAGCGATTATCGGTTCCACAGGTTCAGGCAAGTCCAGTTTGCTCAATCTGATTCCACGGCTCTACGACGCGACGTCGGGGCACGTGCTTATCGACGGCGTACCCGTGACCAAGCTTTCGCGCCAGACCCTCACGAAGCTCGTGGGATTCGTTCCGCAGAAGCCATACCTGTTTTCGGGTACCGTGGCCGCAAACCTCAGGTTCGGTTCCCCAGACGCAGACGAACGCAGTATGTGGGAGGCACTTGAGACCGCCCAAGCTGCGGAGTTCGTGCGTGAACGCGGGGCAGGAAGTGCTACCGGTGAAGGCTTGCATTCAACCATTTCCCAAGGTGGTACCAACGTCTCGGGAGGGCAACGCCAGCGCCTGAGCATAGCCAGAGCACTCATTGGGCGCCCACCCATCTACCTATTCGATGATTCTTTCTCCGCGTTGGACTTGACCACCGATTCCAAACTACGCGCCGCATTGCCCCACTTCACGGGTGGAGCAACAGTGGTGATCGTTGCCCAGCGCATTTCCACGATTACCAATGCCGATCAGATCCTCGTTTTGGAGGAAGGCAAGATTGTCGCTCGCGGCACGCATACCGAACTCCTCACAAGTTCACCCACGTATCAAGAGATCGTTGCTTCACAACTCAGTGCGCAGGAGGCGGCATGA
- a CDS encoding ABC transporter ATP-binding protein, whose protein sequence is MRSRKGTNHRHKKVELETSSNNATLSEEEISELQEHAGGGSWGESGPPRKAKAFWPSAIRLLSLFNTERLPMTGVLAMIVVAVVFNVWAPNVLGDAMNVIFAGAMASRMPDTLTRDQVIEQARQSGQTRIADMLSAMDFVPGQGVDFGHLGRLILIVLGMYVIAQLLMWLQGRLLNDVVMRIVYRLRRDIEEKINRLPLSHFDNAQRGDILSRTTNDVDNVQAALQQAFTSLIYCVLTIIGITAMMFYLSWQLALIALVALPLSAIVVAVVGSRSQTLFAAQWRDTGRLNGHIEESFTGHEIVTVFGRQAAMAERFDERNEALYDASFRAQFFSGMIMPIMQWVSYLGYVGIAVVGALRVASGQMTLGAVTAFIQYSREFNQPLGEVASMANMMISGVASAERIFELLDSPEEEPDPADPAELVQPVRGTIEFDDVSFSYSPDEPLIDGLSMSAEPGHTIAIVGPTGAGKTTLVNLIMRFYEIDGGAIRLDGVDIHRLARGTVRGQVGMVLQDAVLFKGTIMENIRYGRLDATDDDVVGAAKATYVDRFVRSLPLGYQTVVEENGENISAGERQLITIARAFVADPALLILDEATSSVDTRTELLVQKAMAALRLNRTSFVIAHRLSTIRDAHTILVMEKGAIVEQGNHRELIEAEGAYYRLYMSQFSGVSEE, encoded by the coding sequence ATGAGGTCCCGAAAAGGCACGAACCACCGCCACAAGAAGGTGGAACTCGAGACGTCGTCCAACAACGCCACGTTGAGTGAAGAAGAAATCAGCGAGCTTCAAGAACATGCCGGCGGCGGATCGTGGGGCGAGAGCGGCCCGCCGCGCAAGGCAAAGGCCTTCTGGCCCTCGGCAATCCGGCTCCTTTCGCTGTTCAACACGGAACGCCTGCCGATGACGGGTGTGCTCGCCATGATCGTGGTGGCAGTTGTATTCAACGTCTGGGCTCCAAACGTCCTCGGCGATGCCATGAACGTCATTTTTGCTGGCGCAATGGCTTCCCGCATGCCCGATACGCTGACGCGCGATCAGGTTATAGAGCAGGCGCGCCAGTCGGGGCAGACTCGGATTGCTGACATGCTTTCAGCCATGGACTTCGTGCCTGGCCAAGGCGTGGACTTTGGCCATTTGGGTAGGCTCATCCTCATCGTGTTGGGGATGTATGTGATCGCCCAACTCCTGATGTGGTTGCAGGGCCGCCTGCTCAATGACGTGGTGATGCGCATCGTCTACAGGTTGCGCCGCGACATCGAGGAGAAGATCAACCGCCTTCCGCTCTCACATTTTGACAACGCCCAGCGTGGTGACATCCTCTCCCGCACCACGAATGACGTGGACAACGTTCAGGCCGCCCTCCAGCAGGCCTTCACTAGCCTCATCTACTGCGTGCTGACCATCATCGGTATTACAGCAATGATGTTCTACCTCTCATGGCAACTCGCTCTGATTGCTTTGGTCGCGCTGCCGCTTTCCGCAATAGTGGTGGCGGTGGTCGGCTCACGATCTCAGACTTTGTTTGCAGCGCAGTGGCGCGATACAGGGCGTTTGAATGGGCACATTGAGGAATCGTTTACGGGCCATGAGATCGTCACGGTGTTCGGGCGGCAAGCTGCCATGGCGGAACGGTTCGATGAGCGCAATGAAGCCCTCTACGATGCGTCATTCCGGGCGCAGTTCTTCTCCGGAATGATCATGCCCATCATGCAATGGGTGAGCTACCTCGGATACGTGGGAATCGCTGTGGTAGGTGCGTTGCGTGTGGCTTCCGGCCAGATGACGTTGGGTGCCGTCACGGCATTCATTCAGTATTCGCGGGAGTTCAACCAACCCTTGGGCGAGGTTGCTTCGATGGCGAACATGATGATCTCCGGCGTGGCTTCGGCCGAACGGATCTTCGAGCTCCTTGATTCCCCAGAGGAAGAACCTGATCCTGCTGATCCTGCCGAACTGGTTCAGCCTGTGCGCGGAACAATCGAGTTCGACGATGTCTCCTTCTCATATTCGCCTGATGAGCCTCTGATTGACGGGCTCTCTATGAGTGCCGAACCGGGCCACACGATCGCGATCGTCGGGCCCACAGGCGCAGGCAAGACAACCCTCGTCAACCTCATCATGCGCTTCTATGAGATAGACGGCGGAGCGATTCGCTTGGACGGCGTAGACATCCACCGCCTAGCTCGTGGCACCGTACGCGGCCAAGTGGGCATGGTTCTTCAAGATGCCGTGCTTTTCAAGGGCACGATTATGGAGAACATTCGGTACGGACGTCTGGACGCGACCGACGACGACGTCGTCGGCGCAGCAAAAGCCACGTACGTAGATCGGTTCGTACGTTCTTTGCCGCTCGGATACCAGACGGTTGTTGAAGAAAATGGTGAGAACATTTCGGCTGGTGAACGCCAGCTGATCACAATTGCGCGTGCCTTCGTGGCCGATCCCGCGCTTCTCATCCTTGATGAGGCTACTTCTTCGGTAGATACCAGAACTGAGTTGCTTGTGCAGAAGGCCATGGCGGCGCTGCGCCTCAATCGCACGTCATTCGTTATTGCGCATCGTCTCTCCACTATTCGCGATGCGCACACCATCCTCGTGATGGAGAAGGGCGCGATCGTGGAACAAGGGAATCACCGCGAACTCATCGAAGCTGAGGGTGCCTACTATCGGCTCTACATGTCACAGTTCTCCGGGGTGTCCGAGGAGTAG
- a CDS encoding ABC transporter permease, whose protein sequence is MSILQDTSAISDQEIGVADTEGALQTDRQPQDSRVGGIRRSEALVKFLAARLFQAVLVVWSAVTLTFIAVHAAPGNIVDNLLTDAERSNVELRARVIQEWGLDRPVFIQYLGYLGKLVRGDLGTSYVQHKSVNAIFAEQFPYTIQLTITAMIIATAVALLGSLLISNTTHPLIRGLYEGTELTLLSTPPFWFGILLLAVFSFQLGWFPVAGASGLAALVLPALAIGIPEGGNLSQILRQGIGRGLDQPFVTTARSRGLSGGQIKRRHLLRHASIPAVTVGTMMIGNLLGGAVITEQVFGRPGLGQIAVNAITSKDLPVILAVAFVSSLVFVIASTVVDLLYFAIDPRIRGALGRKAS, encoded by the coding sequence GTGTCCATTTTGCAGGATACAAGTGCCATTTCTGACCAAGAAATTGGTGTGGCAGATACCGAAGGTGCGCTCCAGACGGATCGCCAGCCACAAGACTCACGAGTTGGCGGAATCCGCCGTTCTGAAGCGCTGGTCAAATTCCTGGCGGCGCGGCTGTTCCAAGCAGTCCTTGTGGTGTGGTCGGCCGTGACCCTCACATTCATTGCTGTACATGCGGCGCCAGGCAACATTGTGGACAACCTCTTGACCGACGCCGAACGTTCCAACGTGGAACTTCGAGCCCGAGTTATTCAAGAGTGGGGCCTGGACCGTCCGGTGTTCATCCAATACCTCGGATACTTGGGCAAACTCGTACGCGGTGACCTTGGAACCTCCTACGTGCAGCACAAGAGCGTGAATGCCATCTTTGCTGAGCAGTTCCCATACACAATCCAACTGACGATCACTGCCATGATCATCGCGACGGCAGTGGCGCTTCTGGGATCCCTCCTCATCTCCAACACCACACACCCACTCATTCGTGGCCTCTATGAAGGAACAGAACTCACGCTTCTTTCCACACCTCCGTTCTGGTTCGGAATCCTGTTGCTGGCAGTCTTTTCTTTCCAGCTCGGTTGGTTCCCTGTGGCAGGGGCGTCTGGCTTGGCGGCTTTGGTGTTGCCCGCGCTGGCTATCGGGATACCTGAAGGTGGCAATCTCTCCCAGATTTTGCGGCAAGGGATCGGCAGAGGATTGGATCAACCGTTCGTCACGACCGCGCGTAGCCGGGGGCTCTCCGGTGGTCAGATTAAGCGGCGCCACCTTCTACGCCATGCCAGCATTCCGGCAGTGACGGTGGGAACCATGATGATCGGCAATCTGTTGGGTGGTGCCGTGATTACCGAGCAAGTGTTTGGGCGCCCGGGCCTGGGGCAGATCGCAGTCAATGCCATTACCTCTAAGGACCTCCCGGTGATTCTTGCCGTGGCCTTCGTCAGTTCGCTCGTTTTCGTCATCGCTTCGACTGTTGTTGATCTGCTCTACTTCGCGATCGACCCGCGCATTCGCGGAGCACTTGGAAGGAAAGCCTCGTGA
- a CDS encoding ABC transporter permease, whose amino-acid sequence MSILHKERTVDVVVAKPTWAVSRNKTVVAAGAYLLVIGFFVAFPHIVTSHDPLETDLLAVNLSPSAEHWAGTDYLGRDLFARIVYGARYSIGIGLAVTLIALVFGTILGVLAGTTRSRAVDTVAMRCIDVLSSFPSVLLALVIVGLTGAGIPNLIVALGIGGIPSFARMIRAETKGVVLSEYVEQASTFGLSRWQILMRHVLPNSLGVIPYMITISLGGAIMGVSGLSFLGIGPQPPTPEWGTILAESRNYLRIAWWSGILPGIVLVLTVISFTVVGRAWQSKFEGRGQ is encoded by the coding sequence GTGAGCATCTTGCATAAGGAACGCACGGTCGACGTCGTCGTTGCCAAACCAACGTGGGCCGTTTCGCGTAACAAGACTGTGGTGGCAGCTGGAGCATACTTGCTGGTCATAGGGTTCTTCGTTGCCTTCCCGCACATAGTGACCAGCCACGATCCTCTTGAGACGGATCTCCTGGCAGTAAACCTCTCGCCGTCTGCTGAGCACTGGGCGGGTACCGATTACCTCGGGCGCGATCTGTTTGCCAGAATCGTCTACGGTGCCCGCTACTCCATTGGAATTGGCCTCGCGGTAACACTCATTGCACTGGTATTCGGAACCATCTTGGGTGTGCTGGCCGGCACCACGCGGTCTCGGGCGGTAGACACCGTGGCGATGCGCTGCATCGATGTTCTCTCATCGTTCCCCTCCGTACTTCTCGCGCTGGTCATTGTGGGTCTGACGGGTGCCGGAATTCCCAATCTCATTGTGGCGCTGGGAATCGGCGGAATTCCCTCGTTTGCTCGCATGATCCGCGCAGAAACAAAAGGCGTAGTGCTCTCCGAGTACGTCGAACAGGCCTCCACCTTTGGCCTGAGTCGCTGGCAAATCCTCATGCGGCACGTTCTGCCGAACTCTCTCGGAGTGATCCCGTACATGATCACCATCAGCTTGGGTGGGGCAATCATGGGCGTTTCAGGCTTGAGTTTCCTTGGAATTGGCCCGCAACCACCTACACCGGAATGGGGAACGATTCTCGCTGAATCGCGTAACTACTTGCGGATCGCCTGGTGGTCCGGAATCCTCCCGGGCATCGTCTTGGTGCTCACCGTCATTTCATTCACCGTTGTGGGACGCGCCTGGCAGTCCAAGTTCGAAGGGAGAGGGCAATGA
- a CDS encoding dipeptide ABC transporter ATP-binding protein: MSIIQSPAKRKPIVDASELGGVRGEAHYSPAAQLAPSRAADQTILDIKDLRIGFASGPAGSDLRVKDVVKGISFSLRAGETLGIVGESGSGKSVTVRSLLGLTASNQRQSTGGFSLFGDDVADYSEKQWAKIRGTRIGFVLQDALSSLDPLKTIGQEVAEALRPTGRPGSLAKSPEVHALLQAAGIPDPQVRARQYSHELSGGLRQRALIASAVAQNPDLIIADEPTTALDVTVQAQVLDLLRSKVAEGHGLILVSHDLAVVASVCDRILVMKDGVIVEEGRSDQILSDPQEEYTKLLLAAVPSAASRGYRLATVERVPLAARSNELGHDQPVILEATGISKTFVGRHGGVVKAVDDTSIALKKGQTLGIVGESGSGKSTLARIVAGIIEPDSGTVNLQGELWSPLPDRVRRSRRHEIQVVAQNPLATFESRYTVERIIAEPIRQLTKASREDAAKRVAEALDLVQLASQTKELMPWKLSGGQRQRVAIARALATDPSILVADEAVSALDVSIQAQILDLLADIQAEKDVAILFISHDLGVIHHISDSVIVMRHGQILETGSPEHVLVHPQHEYTRELIHSLPALPVPTHTKENS, from the coding sequence ATGAGCATTATCCAAAGCCCAGCCAAGAGGAAGCCCATCGTGGACGCATCCGAGCTTGGTGGTGTGCGCGGCGAGGCCCATTACAGCCCCGCAGCCCAACTTGCACCGAGCCGAGCCGCGGACCAGACCATTCTGGACATCAAGGACCTGCGCATCGGGTTCGCCTCCGGTCCAGCGGGATCTGATCTTCGTGTTAAGGACGTGGTCAAGGGAATCTCCTTCTCACTACGTGCTGGCGAAACGCTCGGTATTGTCGGCGAATCCGGTTCAGGCAAATCCGTGACCGTGCGCAGTTTGCTCGGACTCACGGCTTCGAACCAACGCCAATCGACCGGTGGATTTTCACTATTTGGCGACGACGTCGCCGATTATTCCGAGAAGCAGTGGGCGAAGATTCGTGGAACTCGCATTGGATTTGTCTTGCAGGACGCTCTTTCCTCGCTAGATCCACTCAAGACGATTGGGCAAGAAGTGGCTGAGGCACTGCGCCCAACAGGCCGCCCTGGCAGCCTCGCGAAGTCTCCTGAGGTGCATGCATTGCTCCAGGCCGCCGGAATCCCAGATCCTCAGGTGCGGGCACGCCAGTATTCTCACGAGTTGTCTGGGGGGCTTCGCCAGCGCGCACTCATCGCCAGCGCAGTGGCCCAGAACCCTGATCTCATCATTGCTGATGAACCCACAACTGCTCTGGATGTGACGGTTCAAGCCCAGGTACTCGATCTTCTGCGTTCGAAGGTGGCCGAAGGCCATGGCCTCATCCTTGTTTCGCACGATCTGGCCGTGGTGGCTTCTGTCTGCGATCGCATTCTCGTGATGAAGGATGGCGTGATCGTGGAGGAAGGCCGCAGTGATCAGATTCTTTCCGATCCTCAAGAGGAGTACACGAAGCTTCTTTTGGCTGCAGTGCCATCGGCCGCATCGCGCGGATACCGGCTCGCAACTGTGGAACGCGTACCACTTGCCGCCAGATCGAACGAGTTGGGTCACGATCAGCCGGTCATTCTTGAGGCAACGGGCATCAGCAAGACGTTTGTTGGCCGCCACGGCGGTGTAGTGAAGGCGGTTGACGACACTTCCATCGCGCTCAAGAAGGGCCAAACCCTTGGGATCGTCGGGGAGTCCGGTTCTGGCAAGAGCACCCTTGCCCGCATAGTTGCCGGAATCATCGAACCTGATTCGGGCACGGTGAATCTCCAAGGCGAGCTATGGTCTCCCCTACCTGATCGCGTTCGCCGCAGCAGGCGCCACGAGATCCAGGTTGTTGCGCAGAATCCCCTCGCAACGTTCGAATCCCGCTACACCGTGGAACGCATCATCGCTGAGCCGATTCGCCAACTCACAAAGGCTTCGCGGGAAGATGCGGCAAAGAGGGTCGCCGAAGCGCTGGATCTAGTGCAGCTCGCCTCCCAAACCAAGGAACTCATGCCATGGAAACTCTCCGGCGGGCAGCGTCAGAGAGTCGCGATCGCCAGAGCGCTGGCCACCGATCCCAGCATCTTGGTTGCTGACGAAGCTGTTTCGGCGCTTGACGTATCCATCCAAGCTCAGATCCTTGATCTTCTTGCAGATATCCAAGCGGAAAAGGATGTGGCGATCCTCTTTATCTCCCACGATCTTGGGGTGATCCACCACATCTCGGATTCGGTCATCGTTATGCGGCACGGCCAGATTCTCGAGACAGGCTCTCCCGAACACGTTCTGGTTCACCCGCAACACGAATACACCCGCGAACTTATTCATTCACTGCCAGCACTTCCCGTGCCTACACACACAAAGGAAAACTCATGA
- a CDS encoding ABC transporter substrate-binding protein: protein MRSIRKRYAAAFAAVALLLTGCSAQADTSSSDSSAESSSEPISGQTITWAIETSPTTLNPQKNSQDGFVFIARNYADSYLYLDENGDYQPWLAEGYTLSDDQLTVTLNLRQGVTFSDGEAFNADAVIANFDYLTSDENSSTPRWTGILESYEKTDDYTVVFHLNAISPLFLESLSAVTTAPVSPKSLEKTDSLETGGPDLAFVGAYTVSSYTEGSELVLEKNDNYDWSDWGPSALVEANPGAPYAQTQVFRILPEASTRTGALTSSQVDVVYGVPSQDISLFDDDDTYTYGQVLNSGTVYSLYFNTTKAPFEDIHVRQALQQGVDYAAVVDSVYYGTGTQATQWFSPSSIFYDDDFTSNVAFDADAANALLDKAGWTSRDSDGYRTNAAGDRLTIALNADAPYIRDSRDVLFQAIAAELQENLGVELDFQALDPGTVTTLWEDNKNDAFDNSMGSSDISSSLDLLLTPWNPQRIFINEDAKAADLVKQAKEAPTKEERKALYDQVQDYVVNEQAYILPLYVPRDNWAASAAIQGINVSEISGHIFSTVAVWRAE from the coding sequence ATGAGATCCATCCGGAAACGCTACGCTGCAGCTTTCGCTGCCGTGGCACTACTGCTCACTGGTTGCAGCGCACAGGCAGACACCTCATCGTCTGATTCCAGCGCTGAGTCTAGCTCTGAACCCATTTCGGGCCAGACGATTACATGGGCAATCGAAACTTCACCGACCACGCTCAATCCTCAGAAGAATAGCCAAGACGGCTTCGTGTTTATCGCGCGCAACTATGCCGATTCTTACCTGTACCTGGATGAAAACGGTGATTATCAGCCGTGGCTGGCTGAGGGCTATACGCTCAGCGACGACCAGCTGACCGTTACTCTCAATCTCCGTCAGGGAGTCACGTTCAGCGACGGCGAAGCCTTTAATGCAGATGCCGTTATCGCAAACTTTGATTACCTCACGTCGGATGAGAATTCCTCCACTCCACGATGGACGGGCATCCTCGAAAGCTATGAGAAGACAGATGACTACACGGTGGTATTCCACCTGAACGCCATTTCGCCACTCTTCCTCGAATCGCTCTCCGCAGTCACCACTGCGCCGGTTTCTCCGAAATCGCTTGAAAAGACTGACAGCCTGGAAACAGGCGGTCCAGATCTTGCTTTCGTGGGCGCATACACAGTGTCCAGCTACACCGAAGGCAGCGAGTTGGTTCTGGAAAAGAACGACAACTACGACTGGTCCGATTGGGGCCCAAGCGCGTTGGTCGAGGCGAACCCGGGTGCTCCCTATGCCCAGACTCAAGTCTTCCGCATACTTCCTGAGGCTTCGACCCGCACCGGCGCTCTCACCTCAAGCCAAGTTGACGTCGTTTACGGCGTTCCCTCGCAGGATATTTCTTTGTTTGACGACGACGACACGTACACCTACGGCCAAGTCCTCAACTCAGGCACGGTCTATTCGCTCTATTTCAACACGACCAAGGCTCCGTTCGAGGATATTCACGTTCGCCAGGCCCTCCAACAAGGTGTGGATTACGCCGCCGTCGTCGACTCTGTGTACTACGGGACCGGTACCCAAGCCACCCAATGGTTCTCTCCATCGAGCATCTTCTACGACGACGACTTCACGTCCAACGTGGCCTTCGATGCTGACGCAGCGAATGCACTACTCGACAAAGCTGGCTGGACTTCGCGGGATTCGGACGGCTACCGCACCAACGCTGCCGGTGATCGTCTGACGATCGCACTCAACGCAGATGCTCCCTACATTCGTGATTCGCGCGATGTCCTGTTCCAGGCAATTGCCGCGGAACTCCAAGAGAATCTGGGTGTTGAGCTCGACTTCCAGGCACTTGACCCCGGCACGGTCACAACCTTGTGGGAGGATAACAAGAACGACGCATTCGATAACTCGATGGGTTCCTCGGATATCTCGAGCTCCTTGGACCTCCTGCTGACCCCATGGAACCCACAGCGCATCTTCATCAACGAGGATGCCAAGGCTGCTGACCTCGTCAAGCAGGCGAAGGAAGCTCCCACCAAGGAAGAACGCAAGGCGCTCTACGACCAGGTGCAGGACTACGTGGTCAACGAACAGGCCTACATCCTCCCCTTGTACGTTCCGCGTGACAACTGGGCGGCCTCCGCCGCCATTCAGGGGATCAACGTCAGCGAGATCTCCGGCCACATCTTCTCAACAGTCGCAGTTTGGAGAGCTGAGTAA
- a CDS encoding amidohydrolase family protein, whose protein sequence is MTETVDQARVIAATRVITGKPGEVIEDGAVAIRGTSIAWVGQRGELPEEFQAVPLAEYPGGTILPGLVETHAHLGSRPGSGPRVPDVARHDQSWNALHSVHVLRQLGSIGITSAQSLGSRFYTDVAVREAVAQGLIDGPRIVAAGPMITTTAGHDWKDGAEVDSIDDIRHAVREHHKAGADVIKAAVTGGFFTPGTAQWKAQFSVGEIKVLVEEAHRLGKHVAVHAHGTQGIERAVEAGVDYIAHATFISDDGTTRFEPELADRIARAGIYVDVAAPPSYPLVPGETIAPRAYELYSHGVRIVTGHDIGAVIPAHAYLFGLQQLEEAGIPRDEILLAATSRAAAAIGLAGITGVIAPEYAADLLVVTGNPLEDLHALDHRELILMRGKQFVPEPLPEFVGREGIADGKPGSTEGELARRARQLHFKELQQW, encoded by the coding sequence ATGACCGAAACCGTCGATCAGGCCCGAGTCATTGCGGCTACCCGCGTTATCACAGGAAAACCGGGTGAGGTTATCGAGGACGGCGCAGTTGCGATCCGAGGAACCAGTATCGCTTGGGTGGGCCAGCGTGGTGAGCTGCCAGAAGAGTTTCAGGCAGTGCCACTGGCTGAGTACCCGGGAGGCACGATTCTTCCGGGACTTGTGGAGACCCACGCGCACTTGGGTTCACGCCCAGGTTCGGGGCCCCGGGTACCGGATGTCGCCCGGCACGACCAAAGCTGGAATGCGCTCCATTCTGTCCATGTGTTGCGCCAACTCGGTTCTATCGGAATTACCTCTGCGCAGTCTCTGGGCTCCCGGTTCTATACCGACGTCGCCGTGCGGGAGGCAGTTGCTCAGGGCCTGATCGACGGTCCACGAATCGTGGCCGCAGGGCCAATGATCACCACTACAGCTGGCCATGACTGGAAAGATGGCGCGGAGGTTGATTCAATCGACGACATCCGGCACGCTGTGCGCGAGCATCACAAGGCGGGTGCCGACGTGATCAAAGCTGCCGTAACCGGTGGGTTCTTCACACCAGGTACTGCGCAGTGGAAGGCCCAGTTCTCAGTTGGTGAGATCAAGGTCTTGGTTGAGGAAGCTCATCGGCTTGGAAAACATGTGGCTGTGCATGCGCACGGTACCCAAGGTATTGAGCGAGCGGTTGAGGCCGGTGTGGACTACATTGCTCACGCCACCTTCATTTCCGACGACGGCACTACCCGGTTTGAGCCGGAGTTGGCCGATCGCATTGCCCGCGCAGGCATATACGTGGATGTGGCGGCGCCGCCGTCCTATCCACTGGTGCCGGGCGAGACCATCGCTCCTCGCGCCTACGAACTCTATTCGCACGGCGTGCGCATAGTGACGGGACATGATATCGGCGCGGTCATTCCGGCCCACGCCTACCTTTTCGGATTGCAGCAGTTGGAGGAGGCGGGTATTCCTCGGGACGAAATCCTCCTTGCAGCCACCTCCCGTGCGGCCGCTGCCATCGGACTGGCGGGTATCACTGGGGTAATCGCTCCGGAGTACGCTGCAGATCTGCTGGTAGTGACGGGGAATCCGCTCGAGGACCTCCACGCTCTCGATCATCGCGAACTGATTCTCATGCGCGGAAAGCAGTTTGTTCCTGAACCACTTCCGGAGTTCGTGGGCCGCGAGGGGATTGCGGATGGAAAACCAGGCAGCACAGAAGGCGAGCTCGCTCGCAGGGCTCGCCAGCTGCACTTCAAGGAGCTGCAGCAATGGTAG